One window from the genome of Cryptomeria japonica chromosome 6, Sugi_1.0, whole genome shotgun sequence encodes:
- the LOC131067885 gene encoding scopoletin glucosyltransferase-like codes for MGFSRPHVILFPFLAQGHMIPLLDIAKVLAGCGLRVSYVTTHGNACHVRTSINEGRALSLDIHLVELEMPWVERLPQGCENMDSIPSLEIFILFLMTLKKLQEPFEKMLYQLIDEQQPACCLIADLFFGWCNETAEKFQIPRLVFHGISSFALSVEYSLWSHLPHKSLKSEQETFLVPEMPTPLVLSKANLSKEADESHPLFLFFDDLLKRDKESWGIVANTFYELEPVYVDHLRKYVGKPVWTIGPLSLSKGIESIDRGKSSDIKADKCLQYLDSQRPRSVLYISFGSQPCISDKQISEIALALQAIEQPFIWIIKLPSDATKTNPQHKVSPLFPSGFEEITKKKGLIIMGWAPQLLILSHPSIGGFLTHCGWNSTIESISSGVPMIAWPFFAEQNLNVKMVVDVLRIGLPIPLCDHEGLVRWEGIKNAALELMHGEEGQAARGRVLELAEAAKKAVGIGGSSHKSLVSLVEQIHKWHTSMEQYMENDTQH; via the coding sequence ATGGGTTTCTCCAGACCTCATGTCATTTTATTTCCATTCCTGGCTCAAGGTCACATGATTCCTCTTCTGGACATTGCAAAAGTCCTTGCTGGGTGTGGTCTGAGAGTCTCTTATGTTACAACTCATGGCAATGCTTGTCATGTAAGAACAAGTATAAATGAAGGCAGAGCCCTAAGCCTAGACATTCATCTTGTTGAGTTAGAGATGCCTTGGGTGGAGCGATTACCTCAAGGGTGTGAGAATATGGATTCAATTCCCAGTTTGGAGATCTTTATTCTATTTCTTATGACCTTAAAGAAGCTTCAGGAGCCATTTGAGAAGATGTTGTATCAGTTGATTGATGAACAGCAACCTGCTTGTTGTTTAATTGCTGATCTATTCTTTGGTTGGTGTAATGAAACAGCTGAGAAATTTCAAATACCCAGGTTGGTCTTCCATGGAATAAGTTCATTTGCTCTGTCTGTAGAATACTCCTTGTGGTCTCATTTACCCCATAAAAGTTTGAAATCAGAGCAGGAGACATTCCTTGTTCCTGAAATGCCAACTCCTCTAGTTTTAAGCAAAGCAAATTTATCTAAAGAGGCTGATGAATCTCACCCCCTGTTTTTGTTCTTTGATGATCTATTAAAAAGAGACAAGGAAAGTTGGGGTATTGTTGCAAACACCTTCTATGAGCTAGAGCCTGTTTATGTAGACCATTTGAGGAAGTATGTTGGTAAACCTGTGTGGACAATAGGCCCCCTTTCTCTTTCCAAAGGAATTGAGTCAATTGACAGAGGAAAGTCATCTGATATAAAAGCTGATAAGTGCTTGCAATATCTGGACTCTCAGAGGCCAAGGTCTGTCCTTTATATTTCATTTGGTAGCCAGCCATGTATTTCTGATAAACAAATTTCTGAGATTGCATTGGCTCTCCAAGCTATAGAGCAACCTTTTATATGGATTATTAAATTGCCATCAGATGCAACAAAGACTAATCCACAACATAAAGTTTCACCCTTGTTTCCAAGTGGGTTTGAAGAGATAACAAAGAAAAAAGGCCTGATTATTATGGGATGGGCACCCCAGCTGCTGATTCTATCACATCCCTCAATTGGAGGTTTCCTGACACACTGTGGGTGGAACTCAACTATAGAAAGTATTTCTTCAGGGGTGCCCATGATTGCATGGCCTTTCTTTGCAGAGCAAAATCTGAATGTAAAGATGGTTGTGGATGTTTTGAGGATTGGGTTGCCAATTCCTTTGTGTGACCATGAGGGCCTAGTTAGATGGGAAGGCATTAAGAACGCTGCACTGGAGTTAATGCATGGGGAGGAGGGGCAAGCTGCTAGAGGAAGAGTCTTGGAGCTTGCAGAAGCAGCCAAGAAAGCTGTAGGAATAGGTGGCTCATCACATAAAAGCCTAGTTTCATTAGTTGAACAAATTCACAAGTGGCATACAAGCATGGAGCAGTATATGGAAAATGATACACAACATTAA